A genomic region of Castor canadensis chromosome 16, mCasCan1.hap1v2, whole genome shotgun sequence contains the following coding sequences:
- the Efcab9 gene encoding EF-hand calcium-binding domain-containing protein 9, with protein sequence MDLREGSFLWYLYLDKVYCLLSVRNVKALVEYFHILDVHHNDTMNDVLFYHFLHHVTKLKSRQIRIVFDMLDWMAVGEIGFDQFYVLVCILLSHQNHLGEQFLYRHSRPVFDLLDLDGEMNIEAANFQMYRFLFNIKKQELRELFHDFDVTGDCRLNYKEFKLYTIFSTDKAREKQRIGKVEEEGEEEKQEKEKMKLKSLLIKKMLKHVGVSQKSLLDRIRSKSRQQSLKL encoded by the exons ATGGACCTGCGGGAGGGGTCGTTCCTGTGGTACCTGTACCTGGACAAGGTGTACTGCTTGCTGTCTGTGAGGAACGTGAAGGCTTTGGTGGAGTATTTCCACATCCTCGATGTGCACCACAATGACACCATGAACG aTGTGCTGTTTTATCACTTTCTCCACCACGTGACCAAGTTGAAATCGAGACAGATCAGGATTGTGTTTGACATGCTGGACTGGATGGCCGTGGGTGAGATTGGTTTTGACCAATTCTACGTGTTGGTTTGCATCCTGCTGTCGCACCAG AACCATTTGGGAGAACAATTTTTGTATCGCCATTCCCGGCCTGTTTTTGACCTGCTTGACCTGGACGGGGAGATGAATATTGAGGCAGCCAACTTCCAGATGTACAGATTTCTCTTCAATATTAAAAAGCAGGAGCTCAGAGAGCTCTTCCATGACTTTGACGTCACAGGTGACTGT CGTCTTAATTACAAGGAATTTAAGCTGTATACTATCTTTTCTACCGACAAAGCCCGGGAGAAGCAGAGAATAGGGAaagtggaagaggaaggggaagaggagaaacaagagaaagagaaaatgaaactgaaatctCTGCtcataaagaaaatgttgaaacACGTTGGTGTGAGCCAAAAAAGCCTGTTGGACAGAATAAGATCCAAAAGCAGACAGCAGTCATTAAAATTGTAG